AGCTTCGCCGCAGGGGGAGGATCTGGGCTTGATTCTGAGTGTCTTCAAAGCCCTAAAACCAGATCCTTCCCTCGCTGTGCTTGGGATGCTTCGCGATTGCGTTCGCTCAGGACGACAGAGGATTGTCATCCTGAGGCCGGGTTTATGGCCGAAGGATCTGGACTTGATTCTGCGGGTCTTCAAAGCCTTAAAACCAGGTCCTTCCCTTGCTGTGCTCGGGATGCTCCGCGATCGCTTCGCTCAGGACGACAAACCGCTCGTGTCATCCTGAGGAGCGAAGCGACGAAGGATCTGGATTTTAAGGCCCTTCACGTGCAACCCCGAGGTCCTCCCCTCGCTGTGCTCGGGATGCTGCGCGATCGGCCATGAAGATCGGCCTCACGACGACAAGCCGCTCGTGTCGTCCTGAGGGCTGTTCCTCCGCCCGATCGCGGAGCTTCCCCGCAGGGGAAGGATCTGCTTCTGCCTTTGTTTCATCAACGAATGTTGGAACACCAAGAATATTTCAGGGGCCGTTAAGAGGGTAATGTAAACTTTTCGGGTTCCTGTTTTGGATAAGAGTATTCAGAAATAAGATACTTTGTTTACGCCTCGACGAGGACGCGGACCGTGTGTCCCAAAGTTGTGGCGATGTTGACGAGGGAATCAATGGAGAACTTGGTGATTTTCCCCCGCAAAAGATCATTCACCCTGGGCTGACTGATACCGCACTTTTGAGCGGCCTCGACCTGAGTCCATCCGTTCCGGCGGATATCCCGGGCGATTTCGAGCATGAGTTCGGAGCGGAGCCGAAGATTTGCCCTCTCCTGCGGCGAGTCTTCAAGGGCATCCCAGACACTTTCATATGGAATATTCATTTTTTCTCACCTCCGGATGAGAGTTCCTTGTATCGTTTGCGTCCCAATTCAATATCCTGCCGGGGAGTAGCCTGTGTTTTCTTCTGAAAGGCGTGGAGGACATATATGGCTTCCGGCCGGTTTACCGCGTAAAAAACCCTGAAAACCCCACAGTCGTCGCGGATGCGAATCTCATATACCCCTGGCCCGATGACCGGTATGGGTTTGAAGTCGGCCGGAGGTTCCCCGTGTTGTACGGCGTTAAGATTGTGCCCGGCTTCCTGTCGGGCTGAGACAGGGAATTCCTTCATCCGCCTGAGAGAATCGCCTAAAAAACATATGGGTTTCATGGATTCTATTATATACAAATGGATATAAAACGCAAGTGAAAATGAAAGCGAACCGAGGCCAGATCCTTCCCTCGTGTTGCTCGGGATGCTGTGCAATCGCATTCGCTCAGGACGACAGAAGCGAGATCCTTCCCTCGCTGTGCTTGGGATGCTTCGCGATTGCGTTCGCTCAGGACGTCAGAGGATTGTCAGTTGTCATCCTGAGGCCGGCTTTTTTGGCCGAAGGATCTGGACTTGAGGGGTGAAGGATCAACCCCGAGATCCTTCGCATCCGCTCAGGATGACAAAAGCGGGATGCTTCGCGATCGGCCATGAAGATCGGCCTCAGGACGACAAACCGCTCTTGTCATCCTGAGGAGCGCAGCGACGAAGGATCTGGGCTTGAGAGCCGAAGGATCAACCCCGAGGTCCTCCCCTCGCTGTGCTCGGGATGCTCCGCGATCGCTTCGCTCAGGATGACAAAAGCGGGATGCTTCGCGATCGCTTCGCTCAGGACGACAAACCGCTCTTGTCATCCTGAGGCCGGCTTTTTTGGCCGAAGGATCTCGCCTTGCCCCTAAGGGACGAAAGACCAAGTCCGAGATCCTTCGCTTCGCTCAGGATGACAAAAGCGGGATGCTTCGCGATCGCTTCGCTCAGGATGACAAAAGCGGGATGCTTCGCGATCGCGTTCGCTCAGGACGACGTCTGTTCTGTCATCCTGAGGCCGGCTTTTTTGGCCGAAGGATCTCGCCTTGCCCCTAAGGGACGAAAGACCAAGTCCGAGATCCTTCGCTTCGCTCAGGATGACAAAAGCGGGATGCTTCGCGATCGCATTCGCTCAGGACGTCAGAGGGTTGTCATCCTGAGGCCGGGTTTATGGCCGAAGGATCTGGACTTGATTCTGAGGGTCTTCAAAGCCCTAAAACCAGGTCCTCCCCTCGCTACGCTCGGGATGCTGTGCGATCCCTGCGCCAGGGACGACAGAACCGCCCCTCACCCAGACCGTCGGCGAATCAGGCTAATTGGCATTTCAATTGACAATCAGCCGGATATTTTGTATCCTGACGCCGAGGCCGGTATAAAACCTCAAGAACGACCAAGGCGAGGGGATCAGGAATGTACGTACAAAGAATAATGGAGCGGACAGTGAGAACCCTGATCAAGGGTTTTCCCTGCATCGCCGTCACCGGGGCGAGACAGTCCGGAAAGACCACCTTCGTTCGTCGGATTTTCCCTGAAAAAGCTTATGTTTCGCTGGAGGATCCGGACCAGCGGGAGTTCGCCCAAAACGATCCCCGGGGTTTTCTGGACCGCTTCCCGGACGGCGCCGTACTCGATGAGGCCCAACGAACCCCGCGGCTCTTCTCGTACCTCCAGGGGCGCCTGGACATTGACGGCAGGACGGGCCTCTTTGTGCTCACCGGATCCCAACATTTTCACCTCGTGGAAAACATCACCCAGAGCCTCGCGGGCAGAACGGCCCTCCTTCATCTGCCGCCCTTTTGCTTCGACGAGCTGAAAAACGTCTCCCTACTCCCTGAAAAAGCTGACAGTACCATGCTCAGGGGCGGTTATCCACCGATTCACACCCGAAGGGTCGAACCGTCATCCTGGTTCGCAGGATACACCGCAACCTATTTGGAGCGGGATGTCCGTTCCCTGCTGAACGTCCGTGACCTCTCCGCATTCCAGCGTTTTGTGCGGCTTTGCGCCGGACGGGCAGGGCAGCTTCTCAACTTTTCGTCCCTTTCGGCCGAATGCGGCGTTGTCCACAACACCGCCAAAGCATGGATCTCCGTCCTGGAGGCAGGTTCCATCGTCTTTCTATTGCGCCCGTACTTCCGGAATTTCAACAAGCGCCTCGTCCGGACGCCGAAGCTCTACTTTCTGGACACCGGGCTGCTCTGTTACCTGCTCGGAATAC
Above is a window of Aminivibrio sp. DNA encoding:
- a CDS encoding ATP-binding protein, translated to MYVQRIMERTVRTLIKGFPCIAVTGARQSGKTTFVRRIFPEKAYVSLEDPDQREFAQNDPRGFLDRFPDGAVLDEAQRTPRLFSYLQGRLDIDGRTGLFVLTGSQHFHLVENITQSLAGRTALLHLPPFCFDELKNVSLLPEKADSTMLRGGYPPIHTRRVEPSSWFAGYTATYLERDVRSLLNVRDLSAFQRFVRLCAGRAGQLLNFSSLSAECGVVHNTAKAWISVLEAGSIVFLLRPYFRNFNKRLVRTPKLYFLDTGLLCYLLGIRNEEQLEVHPLRGAVFENMIAAELLKTRLNEGREPELYFWRDRSGFEIDFVIENNGLLDAVEVKSGRTVTGEFFRALTRWKEIAGKDAGRTGLVYGGDEEYQREGHTILSWRNAAKIANWPLER
- a CDS encoding helix-turn-helix domain-containing protein → MNIPYESVWDALEDSPQERANLRLRSELMLEIARDIRRNGWTQVEAAQKCGISQPRVNDLLRGKITKFSIDSLVNIATTLGHTVRVLVEA
- a CDS encoding type II toxin-antitoxin system RelE/ParE family toxin, whose product is MKEFPVSARQEAGHNLNAVQHGEPPADFKPIPVIGPGVYEIRIRDDCGVFRVFYAVNRPEAIYVLHAFQKKTQATPRQDIELGRKRYKELSSGGEKK